The following are encoded together in the Methanosarcina flavescens genome:
- a CDS encoding MFS transporter: MKTFYRLLGVAFIAITTTNFVLFALTFWAYLTTKSVISTSVMAGVYLVATALSANWFGSIVDRYKKKHAMIGSSLATLLLFTSGLVLFYLSTEADFATVTSLRFWIFVLILLPGVIAGSIYSIAIPTLVAFLVPEDRRDRANGLFGTVMGISFTITSLASGLALAFAGMSFVLLTAIIFTLFSTLMLWLIPVPENTTFNPIESNLRKMDIKGTIEAIKAIPGLFALIFFTTFNNFLGGVFVALMDAYGLSLVTVQVWGLLYGFLSLGFILGGFYITKKGLGGNPVRNLFRINIILWTVCIFFAIQPSIVLLAVGVLIYMFFVPFVEAIEQTIFQKVVPKERLGRVFGFAYSIELAASPLTAFFIGPIAQFVFIPFMTTGRGVELIGSWFGVGAGRGIALVFILTGCIGLIVTLTVMRLRPYKLLAARYNEPTNLENERNEK, encoded by the coding sequence ATGAAAACGTTTTATCGGCTTTTAGGAGTAGCTTTTATTGCTATTACCACTACTAATTTTGTGCTGTTTGCCCTGACTTTCTGGGCATATCTTACGACTAAATCCGTAATCTCAACCTCTGTGATGGCTGGCGTTTATCTAGTGGCAACAGCGCTTTCCGCCAATTGGTTTGGCTCAATAGTAGACCGCTATAAGAAAAAGCACGCCATGATAGGATCAAGCCTTGCCACACTGCTTCTTTTTACCTCGGGTTTAGTGCTCTTCTACCTGAGTACCGAGGCCGATTTCGCTACAGTGACAAGCCTTCGTTTCTGGATCTTCGTTCTTATTCTCCTTCCTGGGGTGATAGCCGGAAGCATATACAGCATCGCCATCCCCACCCTGGTAGCTTTCCTTGTTCCTGAGGATAGGCGCGATCGAGCTAATGGGCTTTTTGGCACGGTCATGGGAATCTCTTTTACCATCACATCATTAGCCAGCGGTCTTGCTCTCGCTTTCGCCGGCATGTCTTTTGTGCTGCTTACTGCCATCATTTTCACACTTTTTTCTACCCTGATGCTCTGGCTCATACCGGTTCCAGAAAACACCACCTTTAATCCAATAGAAAGTAATCTGAGAAAAATGGATATTAAAGGTACGATTGAAGCGATTAAAGCCATACCAGGTCTTTTCGCCCTCATTTTCTTCACTACCTTCAACAATTTCCTGGGTGGAGTGTTTGTAGCTCTTATGGATGCCTATGGCCTGAGCCTGGTGACGGTTCAGGTCTGGGGTTTGCTGTATGGTTTTCTAAGTCTTGGCTTTATCCTTGGCGGCTTCTATATCACAAAAAAGGGGTTGGGAGGAAATCCCGTACGCAATTTATTTCGCATTAATATCATTCTCTGGACAGTATGTATTTTTTTTGCTATCCAGCCTTCGATAGTGCTTCTGGCTGTAGGAGTTCTCATATATATGTTTTTTGTTCCCTTTGTCGAAGCCATCGAACAAACTATTTTTCAGAAAGTCGTGCCAAAGGAGCGCCTGGGTCGGGTGTTTGGGTTTGCTTACAGCATTGAACTGGCAGCCTCACCTCTCACGGCATTTTTCATCGGTCCAATCGCTCAGTTTGTATTTATCCCGTTCATGACCACTGGTCGAGGTGTAGAGTTAATTGGCAGCTGGTTTGGCGTGGGAGCAGGAAGAGGTATTGCACTAGTGTTCATACTCACAGGATGCATTGGACTTATTGTTACCCTTACAGTTATGCGCTTGCGGCCCTACAAGCTCCTTGCTGCCAGATATAATGAACCTACAAATCTCGAGAATGAAAGAAATGAGAAATGA
- a CDS encoding MarR family winged helix-turn-helix transcriptional regulator, which produces MEISGETDPREILGPIAHIYRSYLAYMAKELETYGVGSGQFEFLLVLYHKDGVSQETLAKILKVSKAKSTRAIQGLEKEGYVYRQRDESDLRANRVYLTDKGKEMRNFIFEKLVSFMDILFSDFTLEEREIFRLLLHKAAIRFFDPGFEPPTDTPNELK; this is translated from the coding sequence ATGGAAATTTCAGGAGAGACAGACCCAAGGGAAATATTAGGTCCGATTGCCCACATTTATAGGAGCTATCTGGCGTACATGGCAAAGGAACTTGAGACTTATGGGGTTGGGAGTGGACAATTTGAATTCTTACTGGTTTTATATCACAAAGATGGTGTCTCCCAGGAAACCCTTGCGAAAATTCTGAAAGTGAGCAAAGCAAAAAGTACCAGAGCTATCCAGGGCCTGGAAAAAGAGGGTTATGTATACAGGCAAAGGGACGAAAGTGATCTTCGAGCTAACAGAGTTTACCTCACTGATAAAGGGAAGGAAATGAGAAACTTCATTTTTGAGAAATTGGTTTCTTTCATGGATATTCTCTTTTCGGACTTTACCCTGGAAGAGAGAGAAATTTTCAGGCTGCTTCTTCATAAAGCCGCAATTAGATTTTTTGATCCCGGGTTTGAGCCTCCGACTGACACGCCTAATGAACTGAAGTAA
- a CDS encoding vWA domain-containing protein: MQDYGGFPNILKTASSEAYSSFSKNKVSGNKNLRDLLILQNQTVAVLERDLRSTIAFPRTIPRPLREKIAEVLTLEILFGQPYEIKDPARFIGTFGAFYPILLTLRNSKPWPKLRKIAKKSRRAGIAGLKILLPLVYEILERFSDSSTSTSGTEYLKELDAGMYKILRQFEEILKETFLIWRNNLFVEFSGRNGQEKRNFGEFALTEAVLAFMQTDGYQELLERVMEGLYRRMNEFVSEMEENLELFDTLALLFPQRNWSYSVKELKKEPFYVQLKMLKNYSTFFEKSPDLRKIVDFIGRREFDPPSDRIRLSPFGKNRIQTVRFSDSINNLLPMEAAKLLNPSLKKKFYADMLEGKLLSYQLLGKHYTGPPRIKPRGPMIVLVDTSGSMHGVPQTLAKAAVLAMAKLMLSQQRDMKVILFASTSQHLEIELSSKKKMSEKFLNFLLYTFGGGTDFNTALASGLKSLREKDFQGADLLFITDGKSEVSDELVLARWEEAKKKYNAKVYSLIVGSRGAGGLSVISDYTYFVEMELDSEGSGSFVRLIEYMEQKATCPGEARN, translated from the coding sequence ATGCAAGACTATGGAGGCTTTCCGAATATTCTGAAGACAGCCTCGTCTGAAGCTTATTCCTCTTTCTCAAAAAATAAAGTCTCAGGAAACAAAAACCTGCGGGATTTGCTTATTCTCCAGAATCAAACTGTTGCCGTGCTGGAAAGAGATCTCAGAAGTACGATAGCCTTTCCCCGGACTATCCCTCGCCCTTTGCGGGAAAAGATAGCTGAAGTCCTTACTCTTGAAATCCTTTTTGGGCAGCCTTATGAGATAAAGGATCCTGCGAGGTTCATAGGAACTTTCGGAGCTTTTTATCCCATTCTTCTAACTTTGAGAAACTCAAAACCCTGGCCCAAACTCCGGAAAATTGCAAAAAAAAGCCGGAGAGCCGGTATTGCAGGCCTGAAAATTCTCCTGCCTCTGGTTTATGAGATACTGGAACGCTTTTCAGATTCTTCAACCAGCACTTCGGGTACAGAGTATCTTAAGGAGCTCGATGCTGGAATGTATAAGATCCTGAGACAATTCGAAGAAATCTTGAAAGAAACCTTCCTGATATGGCGAAATAACCTATTTGTGGAGTTTTCAGGCAGGAATGGTCAGGAAAAGAGAAATTTTGGAGAATTTGCCCTGACCGAGGCTGTCCTGGCATTCATGCAGACGGATGGCTACCAGGAGCTTCTGGAAAGAGTAATGGAAGGATTATATCGGAGAATGAATGAATTCGTATCAGAGATGGAAGAAAACCTGGAGCTATTCGACACGCTTGCTTTGCTTTTTCCTCAGCGCAACTGGAGCTATTCCGTAAAAGAGCTTAAGAAAGAACCTTTCTACGTGCAACTTAAAATGCTTAAGAATTATTCAACCTTTTTTGAAAAAAGCCCTGACCTGAGGAAAATCGTGGACTTTATAGGCAGGCGTGAATTCGACCCACCCTCGGACCGCATACGACTCTCACCTTTTGGAAAAAACCGGATCCAGACCGTGCGTTTTTCTGATTCCATCAATAACTTGCTGCCAATGGAAGCTGCAAAACTCCTCAATCCTTCCCTGAAAAAGAAATTCTATGCCGATATGCTTGAAGGAAAGCTCCTGAGCTACCAGCTACTCGGGAAACATTACACAGGCCCTCCTCGTATAAAACCCAGAGGCCCTATGATAGTGCTTGTGGATACCTCAGGCTCCATGCACGGAGTCCCACAGACCCTTGCCAAGGCTGCTGTGCTGGCTATGGCAAAGCTGATGCTCTCCCAGCAACGGGATATGAAGGTTATTCTTTTTGCTTCTACAAGCCAGCACCTTGAGATTGAACTCAGCAGCAAGAAAAAAATGTCCGAGAAATTCCTGAATTTTCTGCTCTATACCTTTGGCGGAGGAACGGACTTCAATACCGCCCTTGCCTCGGGCCTGAAATCCCTGAGAGAAAAAGACTTTCAGGGAGCAGACCTGCTCTTTATAACCGATGGCAAATCCGAAGTTTCTGATGAACTCGTACTGGCTCGCTGGGAAGAAGCAAAAAAGAAGTATAACGCAAAGGTTTACTCGCTGATTGTGGGCAGCAGAGGGGCAGGAGGGCTTTCGGTAATCTCGGATTATACTTATTTTGTGGAAATGGAACTTGATTCCGAAGGCAGCGGAAGTTTTGTAAGGCTTATAGAATATATGGAACAGAAAGCTACATGTCCCGGTGAAGCAAGAAATTAA
- a CDS encoding MATE family efflux transporter: MDKKSEFLGKESIRKLLFKLSAPIVVGMLVQALYNAVDTFFVGMVYGAESVQAIGGLSIAFPIQMMIMAFGIVLGTGGSSIISRALGAREYEKAERVLGNVFSLSLILSVLIAIPCLYYLDPILKVFGATAGVLPYARDYLQIIIAGGTFFVIGVAVQHVVRSEGNARLAMNAMLVGGGLNIFLDPLFMFGFGMGVKGAAIATVLSQAVASVWLLLYYLKGKGAVHFRSETLKPDLKVIKEIGAIGIGSFVMQCSNSIMMIFVYNALATHGGDVAIAIFGVIMRINSFIFMSLLGMAFGLQPIVGFNYGAKKYGRIAEAVKLSLAVTTTIGFLGLLFIFLFRAQLLQLFSSDLQYLELGKNAIVIMLLGMPLVGLNVITSTLFQALGKARPAFLLSISRQLLFLIPAIIVLPDLYGLNGVWAAFPVADLLAFMLSGFLLFRIYRFFKEYKDSLKAGTGSEVADKISPI; this comes from the coding sequence ATGGATAAAAAAAGTGAATTTCTGGGTAAAGAAAGTATCAGAAAGCTTCTTTTTAAGCTTTCAGCTCCTATTGTCGTTGGAATGCTGGTACAGGCTCTCTATAATGCTGTAGATACCTTTTTCGTGGGAATGGTATATGGAGCAGAGAGCGTCCAGGCCATAGGCGGGCTCTCGATAGCTTTTCCGATTCAGATGATGATCATGGCTTTCGGAATCGTACTCGGGACAGGGGGCTCTTCTATAATCTCGCGCGCCCTTGGTGCACGCGAGTATGAAAAAGCCGAAAGGGTACTTGGAAATGTTTTTTCCCTGAGCTTGATATTAAGCGTGCTTATAGCCATTCCCTGTCTTTATTATCTTGATCCGATTTTGAAGGTTTTTGGAGCAACTGCTGGAGTCCTGCCCTATGCCAGAGATTATCTTCAAATTATAATTGCAGGAGGTACTTTCTTTGTCATTGGAGTGGCTGTTCAGCATGTCGTCCGCTCTGAAGGAAATGCCCGCCTTGCAATGAATGCTATGCTGGTAGGAGGCGGCCTCAATATTTTCCTTGATCCACTTTTCATGTTTGGCTTTGGAATGGGTGTGAAGGGTGCTGCAATTGCAACTGTACTGTCCCAGGCTGTAGCGTCTGTCTGGCTCCTGCTTTACTACCTTAAAGGAAAAGGAGCTGTACATTTCAGGTCAGAAACCCTGAAGCCTGATCTGAAGGTTATTAAGGAAATCGGGGCTATCGGTATAGGGTCTTTTGTAATGCAGTGCTCGAATAGTATCATGATGATTTTCGTTTACAATGCACTTGCAACTCATGGGGGAGACGTTGCTATTGCCATTTTTGGTGTAATAATGAGGATAAACTCGTTCATTTTCATGTCCCTTCTGGGCATGGCCTTCGGTCTACAACCGATTGTAGGATTTAACTACGGGGCTAAGAAATATGGAAGGATAGCTGAAGCCGTAAAATTATCTCTTGCAGTGACAACAACTATTGGGTTTCTTGGCCTGCTTTTCATTTTCCTCTTCAGAGCACAACTTCTACAGTTATTCAGTTCAGATCTGCAATATCTGGAGCTTGGGAAGAATGCAATAGTGATCATGCTTCTGGGTATGCCTCTTGTAGGCCTGAACGTAATAACATCAACCCTGTTCCAGGCTCTGGGAAAAGCCAGACCCGCGTTCCTTCTTTCTATTAGCCGGCAGCTCCTCTTCCTGATTCCTGCTATTATTGTCCTTCCCGACCTCTACGGACTTAATGGAGTCTGGGCGGCTTTCCCGGTTGCGGATCTATTGGCATTTATGCTTTCCGGATTTCTGCTTTTCAGAATATACAGGTTCTTCAAAGAATACAAAGATTCCTTAAAAGCTGGTACTGGATCAGAGGTCGCAGATAAAATATCTCCTATCTGA